One window of the Oceanicaulis sp. genome contains the following:
- a CDS encoding mechanosensitive ion channel family protein: MDDLRTQAAEFWAIVVEVWNTSFLGYNVGDGLAALLIIAIAFLVRGVFSRVVMRRFIARAEKTESKLDDKLVKGLAGPVKLIPVIVGIYIAFHFLNLHSEDAPVDGGQVTESLVIIALFWALRNAVEPVAYLSKPIRNTLNPVMIDWLAKALKIFFVIVGAAAVLQVWGIPVAPVIGGLGLLGVAIGLGAQDLFKNLIAGLLILTEKRFVPGEWIMVDGVVEGTVEQINFRSTLVRRFDKSPVYVPNADLADNAVVNFTRMTHRRIKWAIGVEYKTTTAQLQYIRDHVLDYIMNHPEFARPPEVATFMRVDSFGPSSIDFLLYCFTKTTNWGEWLRLKEELAFEVKRIVEDGAGTAFAFPSTTVYLDDGAEIFTPPQVAKHSGGPAQSPPRSRPEKPKARRTAKRAKGGKADAGAHHGSG; the protein is encoded by the coding sequence ATGGACGATCTGCGCACACAGGCCGCCGAGTTCTGGGCCATCGTGGTGGAAGTCTGGAACACCAGCTTCCTGGGCTACAATGTCGGCGACGGGCTGGCTGCGCTGCTGATCATCGCGATCGCCTTTCTGGTCCGCGGCGTCTTTTCCCGCGTCGTCATGCGGCGCTTCATCGCCCGCGCGGAAAAGACCGAGAGCAAGCTCGACGACAAGCTGGTCAAGGGACTGGCCGGCCCGGTCAAGCTGATCCCGGTGATCGTCGGGATCTACATCGCCTTCCATTTCCTCAATCTGCACAGCGAGGACGCGCCGGTGGACGGCGGCCAGGTGACCGAAAGCCTGGTCATCATCGCGCTGTTCTGGGCGCTCAGAAACGCCGTCGAGCCGGTCGCCTATCTCTCAAAGCCGATCCGCAACACGCTGAACCCGGTCATGATCGACTGGCTGGCCAAGGCGCTGAAGATCTTCTTCGTCATCGTCGGCGCGGCCGCCGTGCTGCAGGTCTGGGGCATCCCCGTCGCGCCGGTGATCGGCGGCCTGGGCCTTCTGGGCGTGGCGATCGGCCTTGGCGCGCAGGACCTGTTCAAGAACCTGATCGCCGGGCTTCTGATCCTCACCGAAAAGCGCTTCGTGCCGGGTGAATGGATCATGGTGGACGGGGTGGTCGAAGGCACGGTCGAGCAGATCAATTTCCGATCCACCCTGGTGCGCCGCTTCGACAAGAGCCCGGTCTACGTGCCCAACGCCGACCTCGCCGACAACGCGGTGGTCAACTTCACCCGCATGACCCATCGCCGGATCAAATGGGCGATCGGGGTGGAGTACAAGACCACGACCGCGCAGCTGCAATACATCCGCGATCACGTGCTCGACTACATAATGAACCATCCCGAATTCGCCCGGCCGCCCGAAGTGGCGACCTTCATGCGGGTGGATTCCTTCGGGCCGAGCTCGATCGACTTCCTGCTCTACTGCTTCACCAAGACCACGAACTGGGGCGAGTGGCTGCGGCTGAAGGAAGAGCTGGCCTTCGAGGTCAAGCGTATCGTGGAAGACGGCGCAGGCACGGCCTTCGCCTTCCCGTCCACCACCGTCTACCTCGACGACGGCGCGGAAATCTTCACCCCGCCCCAGGTCGCCAAACATTCCGGCGGCCCCGCCCAGTCCCCGCCGCGATCACGGCCGGAAAAGCCGAAGGCGCGCAGGACGGCGAAGAGGGCGAAGGGCGGTAAGGCGGACGCGGGGGCTCACCACGGCTCGGGATAG
- a CDS encoding HAMP domain-containing sensor histidine kinase: MTALTARLARFADRNAGRAVHAGWLGVVASAGLAPAPSLGAAQLAWLALAALPGLAGLVWAGPERGRSDGARLIMALSWTLPGFAATAAFTTVISPAALVFLAGPAAMTAAGGRPDARLGSTVAACAFLLAAAAGLLGPAGPGATGLAAAPAPWVAFAAFLGAAGFFARARLGARLDAALEALRKARPAAEGFARAPSPLIALNTEGEIMAASRALRRVAPGAPRRLDGLPVDGLAFDEDQQAAVRAGLESARRGGAADGGRFSFTVRGANGAQNVLDARAVATPAGFVLSLDKPEAAARPANDHAEAEDAARLKAERDAAIAANRSKSEFLAAVSHELRTPLNAIIGFSDVMKQRLFGPLPARYAEYGDLIHESGTHLLELIGDVLDMSKIEADRYELSAEVFDARDIVEICAKMLRLRAEENGLALYADTGDAPLTVEADRKALRQILLNLLSNAVKFTPEGGAVVAMVRAQGPDLVLAVGDSGVGIAADELDKVGKPYAQSSAGRKTDERGTGLGLSLVRALAELHGGDMTVQSAPGEGTTVTVRLPVLVEAAGDIAPFEPLEVHQRIAAAQAAGAAISGQASA; this comes from the coding sequence ATGACCGCGCTCACAGCCCGCCTCGCCCGTTTCGCCGACCGTAACGCCGGGCGCGCCGTGCACGCCGGATGGCTGGGCGTGGTCGCAAGCGCAGGACTGGCGCCGGCGCCGTCCCTGGGCGCGGCCCAGCTCGCCTGGCTCGCGCTGGCCGCCCTGCCGGGGCTTGCGGGGCTCGTCTGGGCGGGGCCCGAGCGGGGGCGCAGCGACGGCGCGCGCCTCATCATGGCGCTCAGCTGGACGCTGCCCGGTTTCGCCGCCACCGCCGCCTTCACCACCGTGATCTCGCCCGCAGCCCTGGTCTTTCTCGCAGGTCCCGCCGCGATGACGGCGGCCGGCGGCCGGCCCGACGCGCGTCTGGGCTCGACCGTCGCGGCCTGCGCCTTCCTTCTCGCCGCAGCCGCCGGACTGCTCGGCCCGGCGGGGCCGGGCGCGACAGGGCTCGCCGCGGCGCCCGCGCCGTGGGTGGCGTTCGCCGCCTTCCTGGGCGCGGCCGGCTTCTTCGCCCGCGCCCGTCTCGGCGCGCGGCTCGACGCCGCCCTGGAAGCGCTCCGCAAGGCCCGGCCGGCCGCTGAGGGTTTCGCGCGCGCGCCATCGCCGCTCATCGCGCTCAACACCGAAGGGGAGATCATGGCCGCCTCGCGCGCGCTGCGTCGGGTCGCGCCGGGCGCGCCGCGCCGGCTCGACGGGCTTCCCGTGGACGGGCTCGCCTTCGATGAAGACCAGCAGGCCGCCGTGCGCGCCGGTCTTGAAAGCGCGCGCCGCGGCGGCGCGGCGGACGGCGGCCGCTTCAGCTTCACCGTGCGCGGCGCGAACGGCGCGCAGAACGTGCTCGACGCGCGCGCCGTGGCCACGCCCGCAGGCTTCGTGCTGTCGCTGGACAAGCCCGAAGCGGCTGCGCGCCCGGCGAACGATCACGCCGAAGCCGAAGACGCTGCGCGCCTCAAGGCCGAGCGCGACGCGGCGATCGCGGCGAACCGGTCGAAATCGGAATTCCTCGCTGCGGTCAGCCATGAGCTGCGCACGCCGCTCAACGCCATAATCGGGTTTTCCGACGTGATGAAGCAGCGCCTGTTCGGCCCGCTGCCCGCCCGCTACGCCGAGTACGGCGACCTCATCCATGAAAGCGGCACGCATCTGCTCGAGCTGATCGGTGACGTGCTGGACATGTCCAAGATCGAGGCCGACCGCTACGAACTCAGCGCCGAGGTCTTCGATGCGCGCGACATCGTGGAGATCTGCGCGAAGATGCTGCGCCTGCGCGCCGAGGAGAACGGGCTCGCGCTCTACGCCGACACCGGCGACGCGCCGCTGACGGTGGAGGCCGACCGCAAGGCGCTGCGCCAGATCCTGCTCAATCTTCTGTCCAACGCCGTGAAATTCACGCCCGAGGGCGGCGCGGTCGTCGCCATGGTGCGCGCCCAGGGCCCCGATCTGGTGCTCGCGGTGGGCGACAGCGGCGTGGGCATCGCGGCGGACGAACTCGACAAGGTCGGAAAGCCCTACGCCCAGTCCAGCGCCGGCCGGAAGACCGACGAACGCGGCACCGGCCTGGGCCTGTCTCTGGTCCGCGCGCTCGCCGAGCTTCACGGCGGGGACATGACGGTCCAGAGCGCGCCGGGCGAGGGGACCACCGTCACCGTGCGCCTTCCCGTGCTGGTCGAGGCTGCGGGCGACATCGCCCCTTTCGAGCCTCTTGAAGTCCATCAGCGCATCGCCGCGGCGCAAGCCGCGGGCGCGGCGATCAGCGGTCAGGCGAGCGCTTGA